The Lampris incognitus isolate fLamInc1 chromosome 7, fLamInc1.hap2, whole genome shotgun sequence genome window below encodes:
- the LOC130115892 gene encoding alpha-(1,3)-fucosyltransferase 4-like, which yields MSAVAAGFLFVLAMSLLYPPEPLGRPRPGTGPRRVTLLIWAHPFNRYHALPDCEALYGIRACTLTDDSGAYAHADAVIVHHREVAGDSGRLPPEPRPQAQKWIWMNFESPTHTRGLWRLEGVFNLTMTYRADSDIFLPYGYLIPLPPGAPGPRYGRALRGPSRSRPRPRLAAWVISNWSESHARVAFYYQLSRYVQVDVFGLAGRPVPEDSGSGSLVRLVRRYQFYLALENSQHTDYITEKLWNAILAGAVPVVLGPTRENYERFLPPEAFIHVDDFPTVRALARYLLLLRRNPDRLQHHLDWRRSYSVHLPHFWGEHYCTACRAVRNAKDRTDVVTDLAGWFQS from the coding sequence ATGTCGGCGGTTGCCGCCGGTTTCCTGTTTGTGCTGGCGATGAGTCTGCTCTACCCACCCGAGCCTCTCGGCCGGCCCCGACCCGGCACGGGGCCGCGCCGGGTCACGCTTCTGATATGGGCGCACCCTTTCAACAGGTACCACGCGCTTCCGGACTGCGAGGCGCTCTACGGCATCCGCGCGTGCACGCTGACGGACGACAGCGGCGCGTACGCGCACGCCGACGCCGTCATCGTGCATCACCGGGAAGTCGCCGGCGACTCGGGCCGGCTGCCGCCGGAACCGCGGCCGCAGGCCCAGAAGTGGATTTGGATGAACTTCGAGTCCCCGACGCACACGCGCGGGCTGTGGCGGCTCGAGGGTGTTTTTAACCTCACCATGACCTATCGGGCGGACTCGGATATCTTCCTGCCCTACGGGTACTTGATCCCGCTGCCACCCGGAGCCCCGGGACCGCGGTACGGGCGTGCCCTCCGCGGGCCCTCGCGTTCACGCCCGAGACCCCGCCTCGCGGCCTGGGTCATCAGCAACTGGTCCGAGTCTCACGCACGCGTGGCGTTTTATTATCAGCTCAGCCGTTATGTGCAGGTGGACGTGTTCGGCCTCGCAGGGCGCCCCGTACCGGAGGACAGTGGCAGTGGCAGCCTGGTGCGGCTGGTCAGGCGGTACCAGTTTTACCTGGCGCTGGAGAACTCGCAGCACACGGACTACATCACGGAGAAGCTGTGGAACGCCATACTGGCCGGGGCTGTGCCCGTGGTCCTGGGCCCAACCAGGGAAAACTATGAACGCTTCCTGCCCCCCGAGGCCTTCATCCACGTAGACGACTTCCCTACGGTCAGAGCTCTGGCCCGCTACCTGCTGCTGCTCAGGCGTAACCCGGACAGGCTGCAGCATCACCTAGACTGGAGGAGGAGCTACAGCGTCCACCTGCCCCATTTCTGGGGCGAACACTATTGCACAGCCTGCCGGGCTGTGAGAAACGCCAAAGACAGGACCGACGTGGTCACAGACCTCGCAGGCTGGTTTCAGTCTTGA